In a genomic window of Flavobacterium sp. KACC 22761:
- a CDS encoding ATP-binding protein encodes MFACTNLIAQMTLSTTFRYCCFFLLLTVAKGFCQENYAFRWYTADNNELPQSSIKAIVADKYNFIWMTTENGLVRYDGNTFTAYNSSNTNLQGSRFTDIFGSVEKDSLVCYNEGKKELAIITGRKIKVIQKKPPIYNYNRKGRHSFLHDGLPSYLTIDPSEQFCIKTSNGNIFFVDNDEVELCDAKMKRLYKIAYKNNSVFNFFAIGNTLFYLSDNGNYDSFSISGKTSGQLDPKVFKTKPKIFWNITTGQIFLSFKNKIYLVEFKNGKLSAKFIVEFNDFVNSNIASIYYDQSNQKLYLGSNTNGLCIITFPAFKSVKKEFAKSEAYYAAQAFTDSTIITPIGLIFDNKKLIDSLSFEKIIDLNEKITIAQDEQKNIWLSRRNNVLCYLKNSGYKKYITYRFNQNPKTIFCDNENNIWVSLAHNEFQKPKLYCIKNGKIHLIALFDANINFIAEYDAETLYLGTEKGLFRYEKNSRKLFFIKSTNQINIRSIFIDHERKIWLTTYEKGFFLYSSDRKHLHSFPKDEDEYLNSSHSITEDKNGFFWVPTNKGLFQISRKALLAYLKDKSEAIYYHQYNKADGFLTNEFNGGCQPSSNFLKNGNIVLPSINGFVFFNPYKVRPLLPGKQLYIDRVIVDQKEQQPSDIIVLPNGFQRVSILIAYPYYGNPENLHIEAKLEKNANSRWERIKNERSISFTTLPPGEYKLMIRSLSGFDSKYVYKKILLKVPAKFYQTVWFTALTYVLLIGFLISLWYIRLYYIKRKNIKLKEVIDIKTKKLATTVKKLQKTKSNLKQEIKQQETLVKSISHDIKSPLKFLTNSITHLFENETIQEDAQLKKHVGTIKMSTTQLYEYVENLIKYSSIFIEGKKLEDDSYSLYNLIEEKIDIFEKIAEAENIEVINSVDPKLRIRTNKKALSIIIHNLVDNAIKNAPNGHVELFSGTKDNILLITIIDNGKGMSKELIDYYLDFYKNPIVKNYHLGLHMIIELLLIIHGNINITSTEGKGTAIEIMVEYD; translated from the coding sequence ATGTTTGCGTGTACAAATCTGATTGCACAAATGACGTTATCTACCACTTTTCGTTATTGCTGTTTTTTCCTGCTACTCACTGTGGCCAAAGGTTTCTGCCAAGAAAACTATGCTTTCAGATGGTATACTGCCGATAATAATGAATTGCCCCAAAGCAGTATAAAAGCGATAGTTGCAGATAAATACAACTTTATTTGGATGACAACTGAAAACGGACTTGTACGATATGATGGCAATACTTTTACCGCCTACAATTCTTCAAATACAAATTTGCAAGGAAGCCGATTTACAGATATTTTTGGGAGTGTCGAAAAAGACAGCTTGGTTTGTTATAATGAAGGAAAAAAAGAGCTGGCGATCATTACTGGCCGAAAAATAAAAGTCATCCAAAAAAAACCACCAATCTATAACTACAATAGAAAAGGCAGGCATTCCTTTTTGCATGATGGGCTTCCTTCCTATCTCACCATAGATCCTAGTGAGCAATTTTGCATCAAAACTTCAAATGGAAATATCTTTTTTGTTGATAATGATGAAGTAGAATTATGTGATGCTAAAATGAAGCGCCTTTATAAAATTGCATATAAAAACAATTCCGTTTTTAACTTTTTTGCAATTGGAAATACTCTTTTTTATCTCAGCGATAATGGAAATTATGATAGTTTTTCAATAAGCGGAAAAACTTCGGGACAACTCGATCCGAAGGTTTTTAAAACAAAACCCAAGATTTTCTGGAACATTACCACTGGACAGATTTTTCTTTCCTTTAAAAACAAAATATACCTTGTCGAATTTAAAAATGGCAAACTTTCAGCCAAGTTTATTGTCGAATTCAATGACTTTGTCAACAGCAATATCGCTTCCATTTACTATGATCAATCCAATCAAAAATTGTATTTAGGAAGCAATACAAATGGTTTGTGCATCATTACTTTTCCCGCTTTTAAATCAGTTAAAAAGGAATTTGCAAAATCTGAGGCTTATTATGCGGCTCAAGCTTTTACTGACAGTACTATAATAACCCCAATAGGACTGATTTTCGACAACAAAAAACTAATTGACAGTTTATCTTTTGAAAAAATTATTGACTTAAATGAAAAAATAACAATTGCTCAAGATGAACAAAAAAACATATGGCTTTCTAGACGTAACAATGTTTTATGTTATTTAAAAAACTCGGGATATAAAAAGTACATTACTTATAGGTTCAACCAAAATCCCAAAACAATATTCTGTGACAACGAAAACAATATTTGGGTTAGTTTGGCTCATAACGAATTCCAAAAACCAAAATTATACTGCATAAAAAACGGAAAAATACATTTGATAGCGCTGTTTGACGCAAACATCAATTTTATTGCTGAGTATGATGCAGAGACGCTTTATTTAGGCACTGAAAAAGGTCTTTTTAGATATGAGAAAAATTCTAGAAAACTATTTTTTATAAAAAGTACGAATCAAATAAACATCAGAAGTATTTTTATTGACCATGAGAGAAAAATATGGCTGACCACTTATGAAAAAGGCTTTTTTCTTTATTCCTCAGATCGCAAGCATCTCCATTCTTTTCCAAAAGACGAAGACGAATACCTTAACTCTTCACATTCTATCACCGAAGACAAAAATGGGTTCTTTTGGGTTCCAACAAACAAAGGTCTTTTTCAAATATCGAGAAAAGCTTTGCTGGCCTACCTCAAAGATAAATCAGAAGCTATATATTATCATCAATACAACAAGGCCGACGGCTTTTTAACCAATGAATTTAATGGTGGATGCCAACCTAGCAGCAATTTCCTTAAAAACGGAAATATTGTTTTGCCTTCTATAAATGGCTTTGTATTTTTTAATCCTTATAAAGTTAGGCCGTTGCTCCCTGGAAAACAGCTTTATATAGATCGCGTAATTGTTGATCAAAAAGAGCAACAGCCGAGCGACATTATTGTTTTGCCAAACGGTTTTCAAAGAGTCAGCATTTTGATTGCTTATCCTTATTATGGCAATCCTGAAAATCTGCATATTGAAGCAAAACTCGAAAAAAATGCCAACAGCCGTTGGGAACGCATAAAAAATGAACGATCAATCTCCTTTACTACTTTGCCTCCTGGCGAATATAAATTGATGATTCGAAGTTTATCGGGATTTGATTCTAAATATGTTTACAAGAAAATCTTGCTTAAAGTTCCTGCCAAATTTTACCAAACCGTATGGTTTACCGCTTTGACCTATGTTTTGCTTATCGGATTTCTAATTTCGTTATGGTACATCCGATTGTATTACATCAAAAGAAAAAATATAAAGCTCAAAGAAGTTATTGATATCAAAACAAAAAAGCTGGCTACAACAGTCAAAAAACTGCAAAAGACAAAAAGCAACCTAAAACAAGAAATCAAACAGCAGGAAACGTTGGTAAAAAGCATTAGTCATGATATCAAAAGCCCTTTAAAATTCTTGACCAATTCAATCACGCATTTATTTGAAAATGAAACCATTCAAGAAGATGCACAACTAAAAAAACACGTAGGAACAATTAAAATGTCCACAACGCAGTTGTATGAATATGTTGAAAATCTGATCAAATATTCCTCGATTTTTATTGAAGGAAAAAAACTCGAAGACGACTCCTATTCCTTATACAATTTGATTGAAGAAAAAATTGATATTTTTGAAAAAATCGCCGAAGCCGAAAATATAGAAGTCATCAATAGTGTTGACCCAAAACTTCGCATTAGGACAAATAAAAAAGCATTATCGATCATTATCCATAATCTGGTTGATAATGCCATAAAAAATGCTCCAAACGGACATGTGGAATTATTTTCTGGAACCAAAGATAATATCTTGCTGATCACCATTATTGATAATGGAAAAGGAATGAGCAAAGAACTTATTGATTATTATCTTGATTTTTATAAAAATCCAATTGTAAAAAATTACCACTTAGGATTGCACATGATTATTGAGCTTTTGTTGATTATTCACGGAAACATCAATATTACCAGCACAGAGGGCAAAGGAACTGCTATTGAAATAATGGTCGAATACGATTAA
- a CDS encoding response regulator transcription factor, with protein sequence MKQILIVDDHLVVRNGVAMVLEKQIENVEISHAENFFEALAILREKPICLVLLDINIPGGKNTGMIADIKAIQPAVKILVFSAHEEDQYALQYISAGANGYLNKLCSEEKMIFAINSVFETSTYVSPELVSKLLETRINKKSKNPLESLSKRELQIAEMLINGNGNLEISNMLNIHMSTVSTYKARLFEKLKITNLVELINLFKTYEY encoded by the coding sequence ATGAAGCAAATTTTAATAGTTGACGATCATTTGGTGGTACGAAATGGCGTTGCGATGGTTTTGGAAAAACAAATCGAAAATGTAGAAATTTCACATGCCGAAAATTTCTTCGAAGCTCTTGCGATTTTAAGAGAAAAACCAATCTGTTTAGTGCTTTTGGATATCAATATTCCAGGCGGAAAAAACACCGGAATGATCGCCGATATTAAAGCGATTCAGCCTGCTGTAAAAATTTTGGTTTTTTCGGCTCATGAAGAAGATCAATATGCTTTGCAATATATTTCTGCCGGCGCAAATGGCTATTTGAATAAGCTTTGCAGCGAGGAAAAAATGATATTTGCAATCAATTCTGTTTTTGAGACTTCGACTTATGTTTCTCCAGAACTTGTAAGCAAATTGTTGGAAACTCGAATAAATAAAAAATCCAAAAACCCGTTAGAAAGCCTTTCTAAACGAGAACTTCAAATTGCCGAAATGCTGATAAACGGCAACGGAAATCTTGAAATTTCAAACATGCTCAACATTCACATGTCAACGGTGAGTACTTATAAAGCAAGGCTTTTTGAAAAACTAAAAATCACAAACTTGGTTGAACTGATCAATCTTTTCAAAACGTATGAATATTAA
- a CDS encoding TonB-dependent receptor plug domain-containing protein, producing MKKIYIAVLTVICTNFYAQTKKDSINQMDEVIINENRFSTPISKQNRNVYIISSETIKKLPGRTLQEVLQYANGVDIRQRGPFGTQADISVDGGSFEQTVVLLNGAKVIDSQTAHNMLNLPLPVEVIERIEVVRGPAARIYGINSLTGAINIITKKPTDSGFLVSTYAGSNFEKDSEDTGDTFYGTGIQAGAVLGKEKQQHLIFASHDKSNGYRYNTAFENNKIFYQGNVQINDKNQILGSAGYINNGFGANGFYAAPGDKNSTEIVQTTFANIQSTHSITDSWKIMPRVTYRYNYDDYRYLGNSNLAVGRSQHYTNSIAGELNSTVKLAKGEIGFGAEFRNENIHSSNIGDHDRENVGLYAEYRTSFTNKLDVNIGTYLNYNSDYKWQIYPGIDASYAISEAFKITGNVGTSQRIPSFTDLYLKQTGNIGNPDLDSENAFQSEIGFKYNKKALSLNANYFYRKIDNYIDWMRNATTVPWQSQNTGDLNTNGINLRGIYRFDFSKDSRLNILLAYTYLDSDFKSSRTEIYSKYLISSLKHQITNTIDYQFKDFSVLFATRFNERITGPSYWINDFRVSQSIHKFTIFLDAQNIFNTTYYEVGAVPLPSRWFTLGVKLVTF from the coding sequence ATGAAGAAAATCTATATTGCTGTATTGACAGTAATTTGTACCAATTTTTACGCACAGACCAAGAAAGATTCCATCAATCAAATGGATGAAGTTATAATTAACGAGAATCGCTTTAGTACTCCAATTTCAAAGCAAAATAGAAATGTTTACATTATTTCTAGCGAAACCATTAAAAAACTTCCGGGAAGAACACTTCAGGAAGTCTTGCAATATGCCAATGGCGTTGATATTCGACAAAGAGGGCCATTTGGAACACAAGCCGATATTAGTGTTGATGGCGGAAGTTTTGAGCAAACTGTTGTTCTTTTAAATGGAGCAAAAGTGATTGATTCACAAACCGCTCACAACATGCTTAATTTGCCTCTTCCGGTAGAAGTTATCGAAAGAATTGAAGTGGTTCGCGGGCCCGCAGCAAGAATTTACGGAATCAATAGTTTGACTGGAGCGATCAATATTATTACAAAAAAACCAACCGATTCTGGATTTTTAGTGAGCACTTATGCAGGTTCAAATTTCGAGAAAGATTCCGAAGATACAGGAGATACTTTTTACGGAACTGGAATTCAAGCCGGAGCTGTTTTAGGAAAAGAAAAGCAACAACATTTAATTTTTGCTTCTCATGACAAAAGCAATGGTTATCGATACAATACGGCATTCGAGAACAATAAAATTTTCTATCAAGGAAATGTACAAATCAATGATAAGAATCAAATTTTAGGTTCGGCAGGTTACATCAATAACGGATTTGGAGCTAACGGATTTTACGCGGCTCCGGGAGATAAGAATTCGACTGAAATTGTTCAAACGACATTTGCCAATATTCAGTCCACGCATTCTATTACAGATAGCTGGAAAATTATGCCTAGAGTGACTTACAGATACAATTATGATGATTATCGTTATTTAGGAAACTCTAATTTGGCTGTTGGAAGAAGTCAGCATTATACCAACTCGATTGCAGGAGAATTGAATTCTACCGTTAAATTGGCAAAAGGAGAAATTGGTTTTGGAGCGGAGTTCAGAAACGAAAATATTCATTCATCAAATATTGGAGATCACGATCGCGAAAATGTTGGGCTTTACGCCGAATATAGAACGAGTTTTACCAATAAATTGGATGTAAATATTGGAACATATTTGAATTACAATTCCGATTATAAATGGCAGATTTATCCCGGAATTGATGCCAGTTATGCAATTTCAGAAGCATTCAAAATTACTGGAAATGTTGGAACAAGCCAAAGAATCCCATCGTTTACAGATTTGTATTTGAAGCAAACTGGAAATATTGGAAATCCCGATTTAGATTCAGAAAATGCTTTTCAGAGTGAAATTGGCTTCAAATACAATAAAAAAGCCTTGAGTTTGAATGCGAATTATTTCTATAGAAAAATTGATAATTATATCGACTGGATGCGAAACGCAACGACAGTTCCTTGGCAGAGCCAAAACACAGGAGATTTAAATACAAACGGAATCAATTTGCGTGGCATTTACAGATTCGATTTTTCTAAAGATTCTAGATTGAATATTCTTTTAGCTTATACTTATTTAGATTCAGATTTTAAAAGTTCACGAACAGAAATTTATTCGAAATACTTGATTTCATCCTTAAAACATCAAATTACGAATACAATTGATTATCAATTTAAAGATTTCTCTGTTTTGTTTGCTACGCGTTTTAACGAAAGAATTACTGGACCATCGTATTGGATTAACGATTTTAGAGTAAGTCAGTCGATTCATAAATTCACCATATTTTTAGACGCTCAAAATATATTTAATACTACATATTACGAAGTAGGAGCAGTTCCACTGCCATCAAGATGGTTCACATTGGGTGTGAAGCTTGTAACTTTTTAA
- a CDS encoding M16 family metallopeptidase, producing the protein MKYSKKISILLFIVGCFSSAKAQNFKSADPIAVNQKIKKGVLPNGMTYYIYPTDVNKNTASYYIIQNVGSILENDQQKGLAHFLEHMAFNGTKHFEGKGILNTLQKQGAVFGKNINAYTSTDETVYNLDNIPSKDGGVVDTCLLVLHDWSNFLSLTNEEIDAERGVITEEWRTRQNARARIYNQLAPYYYNNSLYADRMPIGDMEIIKNFKYQALKDFYKDWYRPDLQAIAIVGDINSDEVEAKIKKLFADIPSPVNPKKRFEIAIPERAEPTFKLALDKEISASNISLMIRHKAEKTTNTYADLEKSTQRSIAFSILNNRLSEMAQKQECPFKGAQIGYQNYTRLNDVWILSVLPKPGKQAEAFTAVMNEWVRAYKFGFSTGEIERAAKETISGYENYLEKINEISHKQVIGMVKDDYLNHEVIADPTVEFEMTKSILKNIDSKILQEQISKLYTKENRVVTVTGVEGEENLMQEKAFDIIQKAENDASLQPYADTFVTKSLMDDTDLKPGKIVAEKETKEIGATTFTLSNGVKVHYKFADKNKKEVMLQAVSLGGSSLYDPKDMPSIISTTNLAMMSGVAAFSNVELNKVLKGKIVGISVDINNLTEAVSGSANVKDIEAMMQLVHLRFVKPRFDKDQYDLLKQRMQNSLKNRENDISSKMKDSLTSAIYGKNNPKVRIMNQQFIDDLSFENMKAFYLDRFADVSSFEFYIVGDVTPEVLKPLLEKYIASINGIKRKEKFKKDVPKWVSSKIDKDIFIKMETPKSSVRIGFLKECAFSHKNKILASFLGDILTLRYTESLREKEGGTYGAQVIASLEELPISRIKMNINFDCDADKVEHLLPIVYQEIDKIKKGEIASEDIEKTRTNYLKAREDSKNFNSYSMNLIYNYFENKYNMDDPATYENIVKNITAKDIQEFATSFLNKADAMEVVFKPLK; encoded by the coding sequence ATGAAGTACAGCAAAAAAATATCAATTTTATTATTCATCGTTGGGTGTTTCTCATCCGCGAAAGCGCAGAATTTTAAATCTGCAGACCCAATTGCAGTCAACCAAAAAATAAAAAAAGGGGTTCTTCCAAACGGAATGACGTATTATATTTACCCGACAGATGTCAATAAAAATACGGCAAGTTATTATATTATTCAGAATGTTGGGTCGATTTTAGAAAACGACCAGCAGAAAGGACTGGCGCATTTTCTGGAGCATATGGCGTTTAACGGAACCAAACATTTTGAAGGAAAAGGCATTTTGAATACGCTTCAGAAGCAAGGTGCCGTTTTCGGAAAAAACATCAATGCTTACACAAGCACAGATGAAACAGTTTACAATTTGGATAATATTCCGTCAAAAGATGGTGGAGTTGTCGACACTTGTTTATTGGTTTTGCATGATTGGTCAAATTTTTTGTCTCTGACGAATGAAGAAATCGATGCTGAGCGTGGCGTAATTACCGAAGAATGGCGCACAAGGCAAAATGCTCGCGCCAGAATTTACAATCAGTTGGCGCCATATTATTACAACAATTCGCTTTATGCAGACCGCATGCCGATTGGCGATATGGAAATTATTAAAAACTTCAAATATCAGGCGTTAAAAGATTTTTATAAAGATTGGTATCGTCCAGATTTGCAGGCAATCGCTATTGTTGGAGATATTAATTCAGATGAAGTTGAAGCGAAAATCAAAAAACTTTTTGCTGATATTCCGTCGCCAGTAAATCCTAAAAAGCGTTTTGAAATTGCGATTCCAGAAAGAGCAGAACCAACTTTCAAATTGGCTTTGGATAAAGAAATTTCAGCTTCAAATATCAGTTTAATGATTCGTCATAAAGCTGAAAAAACAACGAATACGTATGCCGATTTAGAAAAATCGACCCAAAGAAGTATTGCTTTTTCAATTTTGAACAATCGTTTGTCAGAAATGGCACAAAAACAAGAATGCCCATTTAAAGGCGCACAAATTGGCTATCAAAATTATACTCGTTTGAATGATGTCTGGATTTTGAGCGTTTTGCCAAAACCAGGAAAACAAGCTGAAGCTTTTACAGCTGTAATGAATGAATGGGTTCGTGCGTATAAATTTGGTTTTTCAACCGGAGAAATCGAAAGAGCCGCTAAAGAAACTATTTCTGGTTACGAAAATTATTTGGAAAAAATAAATGAGATTTCGCATAAACAAGTAATCGGAATGGTGAAAGATGATTATTTGAACCACGAAGTAATTGCTGATCCTACGGTAGAATTTGAAATGACAAAAAGCATTTTGAAAAATATTGACAGCAAAATTCTTCAGGAACAAATTTCAAAATTATACACAAAAGAAAACCGTGTTGTAACGGTTACAGGTGTAGAAGGCGAAGAAAATTTAATGCAGGAAAAAGCATTTGATATCATTCAGAAAGCAGAAAACGATGCTTCATTGCAGCCGTACGCAGATACTTTTGTGACTAAATCACTAATGGACGATACGGATTTAAAGCCAGGTAAAATTGTTGCTGAAAAAGAAACTAAGGAAATAGGGGCGACTACGTTTACGTTAAGTAACGGCGTGAAAGTGCATTATAAATTTGCTGATAAAAATAAAAAAGAAGTTATGTTGCAAGCCGTTAGTCTTGGAGGATCATCTTTATATGATCCTAAAGATATGCCTTCAATAATTTCGACAACAAATCTGGCAATGATGTCAGGAGTAGCAGCATTTTCGAATGTTGAGTTAAATAAAGTACTAAAAGGAAAAATTGTAGGAATCTCTGTAGATATAAATAATTTGACAGAAGCAGTTTCAGGGTCTGCAAATGTAAAAGACATTGAAGCAATGATGCAATTGGTTCATTTACGTTTTGTTAAACCAAGATTTGATAAAGACCAATACGATTTGTTGAAACAGAGAATGCAGAATTCTTTAAAAAACAGAGAAAATGATATTTCATCTAAAATGAAAGACAGTTTGACCTCTGCAATTTATGGTAAAAACAATCCAAAAGTGCGTATAATGAACCAGCAATTCATTGATGATTTATCTTTTGAGAACATGAAAGCTTTCTATTTGGATCGTTTTGCCGATGTTTCAAGCTTTGAATTTTATATTGTTGGAGATGTTACACCAGAAGTTTTAAAACCTTTATTAGAAAAATATATTGCAAGTATAAACGGTATTAAACGAAAAGAGAAGTTTAAAAAGGATGTTCCAAAATGGGTTTCAAGTAAAATTGACAAAGATATTTTCATTAAAATGGAAACGCCTAAAAGTTCAGTTAGGATAGGATTTTTGAAAGAATGTGCTTTTAGCCATAAAAACAAAATATTGGCTTCTTTCTTAGGTGATATATTGACGTTGCGATATACTGAAAGTCTTCGTGAAAAAGAAGGCGGAACATATGGCGCACAAGTTATTGCAAGTCTTGAGGAATTGCCAATTTCAAGAATAAAAATGAATATCAATTTTGACTGTGATGCAGATAAAGTCGAACATTTACTGCCAATTGTTTATCAGGAAATTGATAAAATCAAAAAAGGCGAAATCGCTTCGGAAGATATTGAGAAAACTAGAACAAATTATTTGAAAGCAAGAGAAGACAGCAAAAACTTTAACAGCTACAGCATGAACCTAATCTATAATTATTTTGAAAATAAATACAATATGGATGATCCTGCAACTTATGAAAATATCGTAAAAAACATTACAGCAAAAGATATTCAGGAATTTGCCACTTCTTTTTTAAACAAAGCCGATGCTATGGAGGTTGTTTTTAAGCCATTGAAATAA
- a CDS encoding protein-disulfide reductase DsbD family protein, with product MNKNIFLVSLLLLFTIMVKAQIYTPIKWKTSVEKISDTEYELQAKATLEAGWHLYSQEGSDGGPIPTHFTFTKSPDFHVIGNVKEEKGKTINDPVFKMSIKFFEKETTFRQRIKSIGKKPFKIKAEVEYMVCNDENCLPPSYDELEFSVSLSATAVATVEKIVSEAKSERILPDSTAIDEVQTEPITVKESNSAIKPVITKKKSKAELDSLWTIFMLSFFSGFAALLTPCVFPMIPMTVSFFTKQSKTKSQGIRKAVFYGIFIITIYIFLGAVVTWAFGADSLNALSTNVWFNLVFFVLLLVFAMSFLGAFEIMLPNSLANKVDSQADRGGIIGILFMALALAIVSFSCTGPIVGTLLVEAASRGGIAPFVGMFGFSLALALPFTFFAAFPGWLNSLPKSGGWLNSVKVFLGFLELALAFKFLSNADLVLQLHWLERETFLAIWIAIFAVLSLYLFGKIQLPHDSPLSHISVGRLSLGIVVLSFTIYLIPGIWGAPLKLISGFPPPLNYSEIPSGLGANSDELTAKLPEGAEFGPHNIIAFTDYDLGMAYAKKMRKPVMIDFTGHACVNCRKMEDNVWSDQKVLKVLKEDVVLISLYVDDKRELPQNEQVVSELTGKKIKYIGQKWSEFQTVTYKTNAQPFYVLVNNEGETLNETSAYNPDIEDYLAWLQSGVSNFKNSFN from the coding sequence ATGAACAAGAACATATTTTTAGTGAGTCTGCTGTTGTTGTTTACAATAATGGTAAAGGCTCAGATTTATACTCCCATAAAGTGGAAAACCAGTGTCGAAAAAATTTCAGATACTGAATATGAATTGCAGGCAAAAGCGACTTTAGAAGCTGGCTGGCATTTATATAGCCAAGAAGGTTCAGACGGAGGGCCTATTCCAACTCATTTTACTTTTACTAAAAGCCCCGATTTTCATGTGATCGGAAATGTAAAAGAAGAAAAAGGAAAAACGATCAATGATCCTGTTTTTAAAATGTCGATTAAGTTTTTTGAAAAAGAAACAACATTTAGACAACGAATAAAAAGCATCGGAAAGAAACCTTTTAAAATCAAAGCTGAGGTTGAATATATGGTTTGTAACGATGAAAATTGCCTTCCGCCAAGTTATGATGAACTAGAATTTTCTGTGAGCCTATCTGCGACAGCGGTCGCAACGGTTGAGAAAATTGTTTCTGAGGCAAAATCAGAAAGAATATTGCCTGATTCAACTGCAATCGATGAGGTTCAGACCGAACCAATCACTGTAAAAGAATCAAATTCTGCCATAAAACCAGTCATTACAAAAAAGAAAAGCAAAGCTGAATTAGATAGTTTATGGACGATTTTTATGTTGTCATTTTTCTCCGGTTTTGCCGCTTTGCTTACGCCGTGCGTTTTCCCGATGATTCCAATGACTGTTAGTTTTTTTACGAAACAAAGCAAAACCAAATCACAAGGAATTAGAAAAGCTGTTTTTTACGGAATCTTTATTATTACGATTTATATTTTTCTTGGTGCTGTAGTTACTTGGGCTTTTGGTGCCGATTCGCTGAATGCACTTTCGACTAATGTTTGGTTTAATTTGGTTTTCTTCGTGCTTTTATTGGTTTTCGCCATGTCATTTTTAGGAGCGTTTGAAATCATGCTACCAAATTCATTAGCAAATAAAGTGGACAGTCAGGCAGACCGAGGAGGAATTATCGGAATCTTGTTTATGGCTTTGGCTTTGGCAATTGTTTCGTTTTCATGCACAGGCCCAATCGTAGGAACTTTATTGGTCGAAGCGGCTTCAAGAGGCGGGATTGCGCCTTTTGTGGGAATGTTTGGGTTTTCGTTGGCTTTGGCTTTGCCTTTTACTTTTTTCGCGGCTTTTCCCGGTTGGCTGAATTCATTGCCAAAATCGGGTGGATGGTTGAATTCAGTAAAAGTGTTTTTAGGCTTTTTAGAATTGGCTTTAGCCTTTAAATTTTTATCTAATGCCGATTTGGTTTTGCAATTGCATTGGCTGGAAAGAGAAACATTTTTAGCTATCTGGATTGCGATTTTCGCAGTGCTGAGTTTGTATTTGTTTGGAAAAATTCAGTTGCCGCACGACAGTCCGTTATCGCATATCAGCGTCGGAAGATTGAGTCTCGGAATTGTTGTTTTATCGTTCACCATTTATTTGATTCCGGGTATTTGGGGAGCGCCTTTAAAATTAATCAGTGGTTTTCCGCCACCGTTGAATTACAGTGAAATTCCGAGTGGTTTAGGAGCAAATTCAGACGAATTGACTGCAAAATTGCCGGAAGGAGCAGAATTTGGTCCGCATAACATTATCGCTTTTACCGATTATGATTTAGGAATGGCCTACGCCAAAAAAATGCGCAAGCCAGTAATGATCGATTTTACAGGACATGCCTGCGTAAATTGCCGAAAAATGGAAGATAATGTTTGGTCTGACCAAAAAGTGCTTAAAGTTTTGAAAGAAGATGTTGTCTTGATTTCACTTTATGTTGATGATAAAAGAGAATTGCCTCAAAACGAACAAGTAGTTTCTGAATTGACAGGAAAAAAAATAAAATATATCGGGCAGAAATGGAGTGAATTCCAAACCGTTACATACAAAACCAATGCACAGCCTTTTTATGTATTGGTAAATAATGAAGGCGAAACCTTGAATGAAACTTCGGCATATAATCCTGATATTGAGGATTATTTAGCTTGGTTGCAAAGTGGAGTTTCGAATTTTAAAAATAGTTTTAATTAA